One Microbacterium sp. zg-B96 genomic region harbors:
- a CDS encoding FAD-dependent oxidoreductase, producing the protein MPRILVVGGGYAGFYTAWKLEKHLRKGEAEVTIVDPLPYMTYQPFLPEVAAGEIEARHVIVGLRRHLKKTRVITAKVTGIDHANKVATITPAVGDPWQEEYDQIVVTAGAVSRTFPIPGIAENAIGLKTIEEAVAIRDRILTNFDRAANLPAGPERDRLLTVVVVGGGFAGIEVFAEMRALASSLLKDYPQLTFEDTHFHLIEAMSRIMPEVSLKTSEWVLKDLAKRGANVHLDTQVKGAVDGNVELSTGEVIPTDLIVWTAGVMANPTVVRGSDLPVEERGRIRTRADLRVGTEAEVVEGAWAAGDVSAVPDLTGKGVGGYCVPNAQHAVRQAKLLAKNLTAVIRGELPTEYVHHNLGAVAGLGLYNGVFQSGNIALKGFIAWLAHRGYHGMAMPSWERKWRVIGDWWHNLWLSRDNVSLQTVQNPRYVFEEFAARPRPAANAPAPAPAIDPKTVAAEDAGKAPAQSAASR; encoded by the coding sequence GTGCCCAGAATTCTCGTCGTCGGCGGCGGGTATGCGGGCTTCTACACCGCGTGGAAGCTCGAGAAGCACCTCCGTAAAGGCGAAGCAGAGGTCACGATCGTCGACCCGCTGCCCTACATGACCTACCAGCCCTTCCTCCCCGAGGTTGCCGCGGGTGAGATCGAGGCGCGCCACGTGATCGTGGGCCTGCGTCGTCACCTGAAGAAGACCCGCGTCATCACCGCGAAGGTCACCGGGATCGACCACGCCAACAAGGTCGCCACCATCACTCCCGCCGTCGGCGACCCGTGGCAGGAGGAGTACGACCAGATCGTCGTGACCGCCGGTGCGGTCTCGCGCACCTTCCCGATCCCCGGCATCGCCGAGAACGCGATCGGTCTGAAGACGATCGAAGAGGCCGTCGCGATCCGCGACCGCATCCTCACCAACTTCGACCGCGCCGCCAACCTCCCCGCCGGTCCCGAGCGCGACCGCCTGCTGACGGTCGTCGTCGTCGGCGGCGGTTTCGCCGGCATCGAGGTGTTCGCAGAGATGCGGGCGCTGGCATCCTCGCTGCTGAAGGACTACCCGCAGCTGACGTTCGAAGACACCCACTTCCACCTCATCGAGGCGATGAGCCGGATCATGCCCGAGGTGTCGCTGAAGACGAGCGAATGGGTGCTGAAGGATCTCGCCAAGCGCGGCGCGAACGTGCACCTGGACACCCAGGTCAAGGGCGCCGTCGACGGCAACGTCGAGCTCTCCACGGGCGAGGTCATCCCCACCGACCTCATCGTCTGGACCGCCGGCGTCATGGCCAACCCCACCGTCGTGCGCGGCAGCGACCTGCCGGTGGAGGAGCGCGGTCGCATCCGCACCCGCGCCGACCTGCGCGTCGGCACCGAGGCCGAGGTCGTCGAGGGGGCGTGGGCCGCCGGTGACGTCTCGGCCGTTCCCGACCTCACCGGAAAGGGCGTCGGCGGCTACTGCGTTCCCAACGCCCAGCACGCGGTGCGTCAGGCCAAGCTGCTCGCGAAGAACCTCACCGCGGTGATCCGCGGCGAGCTGCCGACCGAGTACGTCCACCACAACCTGGGTGCCGTTGCGGGCCTGGGTCTGTACAACGGCGTGTTCCAGTCCGGCAACATCGCCCTCAAGGGCTTCATCGCCTGGCTCGCCCACCGCGGCTACCACGGCATGGCGATGCCCTCGTGGGAGCGCAAGTGGCGCGTCATCGGCGACTGGTGGCACAACCTGTGGCTGAGCCGCGACAACGTGTCGCTCCAGACGGTGCAGAACCCCCGCTACGTGTTCGAAGAGTTCGCGGCGCGGCCTCGTCCGGCAGCGAACGCTCCGGCGCCCGCCCCCGCGATCGACCCGAAGACGGTCGCCGCGGAAGACGCCGGCAAGGCACCGGCGCAGTCCGCCGCGTCGCGCTGA
- a CDS encoding S8 family serine peptidase — protein sequence MRRKVAAAALVLASIAMLGAAPAPAPEPEPAAVPDLRALEYWLDDYGIREAWQTTRGEGTRIAVIDTGVARGPVEFSGVVDGADFSGLGAADGRTPVGAVDAAHGSYVASLAAGRGTGADTGIIGVAPGAELLSVSLGFGAAAATPFADQVASAIRWAVDHGADVINLSFTTNTLDWPESWDDAFLYAFERDVVVIVAAGNRGSGTDRVGAPATIPGVLTVGGVDRSGAASVDASTQGITIAVSAPSEDLLGVSPDGSPVMWDGTSGAAPIVAGIAALVRAAHPDLDAANVINRIISTARPAPGTTRERDALYGYGLVNAAAAVTAPVAAVTENPMGSLSEWIRLYRRADATPTPEPSAQPVEVPPLPAPEAVTRTQSPLLPTENTLLYGSLPLTAATAAGILVALGVTAATRRIRSARTPRQPTRPI from the coding sequence ATGAGGCGCAAGGTGGCCGCCGCCGCGCTCGTGCTGGCATCCATCGCGATGCTCGGCGCGGCACCGGCGCCGGCACCCGAACCGGAACCGGCTGCCGTTCCCGACCTGCGGGCGCTGGAGTACTGGCTCGACGACTACGGCATCCGTGAAGCCTGGCAGACGACCCGCGGCGAGGGCACCCGGATCGCGGTCATCGACACCGGTGTCGCCCGGGGCCCGGTGGAGTTCAGCGGCGTCGTCGACGGCGCCGACTTCTCGGGCCTCGGCGCCGCCGACGGACGCACCCCGGTGGGTGCCGTCGACGCCGCCCACGGCAGCTACGTGGCATCGCTGGCCGCCGGACGTGGCACCGGAGCGGACACCGGGATCATCGGCGTCGCGCCCGGTGCCGAGCTGCTGTCGGTGTCGCTGGGCTTCGGCGCGGCCGCTGCGACACCGTTCGCCGATCAGGTCGCGTCCGCCATCCGGTGGGCCGTCGACCACGGCGCCGACGTCATCAACCTCTCCTTCACCACCAATACCCTCGACTGGCCGGAAAGCTGGGATGACGCGTTCCTCTACGCATTCGAGCGCGACGTGGTGGTCATCGTGGCTGCGGGGAACCGCGGCAGCGGAACCGACCGCGTCGGTGCGCCCGCGACGATCCCCGGCGTGCTGACCGTCGGCGGCGTCGATCGGTCGGGGGCGGCGAGTGTGGATGCATCGACGCAGGGGATCACGATCGCCGTCTCGGCGCCCAGTGAGGACCTCTTGGGCGTCTCACCCGACGGCTCGCCCGTCATGTGGGACGGCACCAGCGGCGCGGCACCGATCGTCGCCGGCATCGCCGCGCTGGTCCGCGCCGCCCACCCCGACCTCGACGCCGCCAACGTCATCAACCGCATCATCAGCACCGCCCGCCCCGCACCCGGTACGACCCGGGAGCGGGACGCGCTCTACGGCTATGGCCTGGTCAACGCGGCCGCGGCGGTCACCGCGCCGGTGGCGGCGGTGACCGAGAACCCGATGGGAAGCCTCAGCGAGTGGATCCGGCTGTATCGGCGGGCGGATGCCACGCCTACCCCGGAGCCCTCGGCGCAGCCGGTGGAGGTCCCGCCGCTGCCGGCTCCGGAGGCCGTCACCCGCACCCAGTCACCCCTCCTGCCGACCGAGAACACCCTGCTGTACGGCAGCCTTCCGCTGACGGCGGCGACAGCGGCCGGTATACTGGTGGCGCTCGGTGTCACCGCTGCTACCCGGCGCATCCGATCGGCTCGGACCCCTCGCCAGCCGACCCGCCCAATCTAG
- a CDS encoding DUF501 domain-containing protein has protein sequence MSTPPFDPADDVDLAVLREQLGRPARGVLGIAARCVCGNPTVVATAPRLPDGTPFPTFYYLTHPGATAAMSTLEAEQVMRELSDELAADDDLAAQYARAHEAYLADRAPHGDVPEIEGISAGGMPTRVKCLHALAGHALAAGPGVNPIGDRALERSEWSPQRCTCAHPGGRTQ, from the coding sequence GTGAGCACCCCGCCGTTCGACCCCGCCGACGACGTCGACCTCGCGGTGCTCCGCGAGCAGTTGGGCCGCCCCGCCCGCGGTGTGCTGGGCATCGCCGCGCGCTGCGTCTGCGGTAACCCCACGGTGGTCGCCACCGCGCCGCGCCTGCCCGACGGTACGCCGTTCCCGACGTTCTACTACCTCACCCACCCCGGCGCCACGGCTGCGATGTCGACACTGGAGGCGGAGCAGGTGATGCGGGAGCTGTCCGATGAGCTCGCCGCCGACGATGACCTCGCCGCGCAGTACGCCCGGGCCCACGAGGCATACCTCGCCGATCGCGCCCCCCACGGGGACGTGCCGGAGATCGAGGGCATCTCCGCGGGTGGGATGCCGACGCGCGTGAAGTGCCTGCATGCGCTGGCAGGTCACGCCCTCGCCGCAGGGCCCGGCGTCAACCCGATCGGCGACCGTGCGCTGGAGCGCTCGGAATGGTCGCCGCAGCGATGCACCTGCGCGCACCCCGGCGGACGCACGCAATGA
- a CDS encoding septum formation initiator family protein gives MAKTTAPPSRTQSVDVRAWLGGIRLSGFMVIMLGLVVLGALVLVPTVGTYLDQRQQIAALERSVQLGEDEVAELEAARDRWEDPAYITTQARERLYYHHVGEVVFLVDNDLPAVEVPREQARVSADVEETQSDWMTRLVRSVAAAGVAQTVTYEIGVPDAPTEAPTP, from the coding sequence GTGGCGAAGACGACGGCTCCCCCTTCTCGTACCCAGAGCGTCGATGTGCGCGCCTGGCTGGGCGGCATCCGCCTGTCCGGCTTCATGGTCATCATGCTGGGCCTCGTGGTGCTGGGTGCGCTCGTGCTGGTGCCGACGGTGGGCACCTACCTCGACCAGCGTCAGCAGATCGCGGCGCTGGAGCGGTCGGTGCAGTTGGGCGAGGACGAGGTCGCCGAGCTCGAGGCGGCGCGCGACCGGTGGGAAGACCCGGCCTACATCACCACCCAGGCGCGCGAGCGGCTGTACTACCACCACGTCGGCGAGGTCGTCTTCCTCGTGGACAACGATCTGCCGGCCGTCGAGGTGCCGCGGGAGCAGGCCCGGGTCAGCGCCGACGTCGAAGAGACCCAGAGCGACTGGATGACACGCCTGGTCCGCTCGGTGGCGGCAGCGGGAGTGGCGCAGACCGTCACGTATGAGATCGGCGTGCCCGACGCGCCCACCGAGGCACCCACACCGTGA
- the eno gene encoding phosphopyruvate hydratase gives MALIEAVGAREILDSRGNPTVEVEVLLDDGIVQRAAVPSGASTGAFEATELRDGDKSRYGGKGVLKAVAAVIDELGPAVEGVEASEQRIIDEILIEVDGTENKSRSGANAILGVSLAVAKAAADSADLPLFRYLGGPNAHVLPVPLFNVINGGSHADNGIDCQEFFLAPIGASSFAEALRWGAETYHVLRSELKAAGYATGLGDEGGFAPDLPSNREGLDFLVKAIEKAGFTPGTDIALGLDVAATEFFKDGVYRFENKDWSAEELTDYYIDLVDSFPIVTIEDALAEDDWDAWKHLTEKLGTKTQLVGDDLFVTNPTRLADGIARGVANSLLVKVNQIGTLSETLDAVDMAHRAGYTTMFSHRSGETEDTTIADLVVAVNSGQIKSGAPARSERVAKYNQLLRIEEELGDAATFIGRAAFPRFKG, from the coding sequence GTGGCACTTATCGAGGCTGTAGGCGCGCGAGAAATTCTGGATTCGCGCGGCAACCCGACCGTCGAGGTGGAGGTGTTGCTCGACGATGGAATCGTCCAGCGGGCTGCCGTCCCCTCCGGCGCATCCACCGGCGCATTCGAAGCGACCGAGCTGCGCGACGGTGACAAGAGCCGGTACGGAGGCAAGGGCGTTCTCAAGGCCGTCGCCGCCGTCATCGACGAGCTCGGCCCGGCTGTGGAAGGTGTCGAGGCGAGCGAGCAGCGCATCATCGACGAGATCCTCATCGAGGTCGACGGCACCGAGAACAAGTCGCGCTCCGGCGCCAACGCGATCCTGGGCGTGAGCCTGGCCGTGGCCAAGGCCGCCGCCGACAGCGCCGACCTGCCGCTGTTCCGCTACCTGGGCGGACCGAACGCGCACGTGCTGCCCGTTCCGCTGTTCAACGTCATCAACGGCGGCTCGCACGCCGACAACGGCATCGACTGCCAGGAGTTCTTCCTCGCGCCCATCGGCGCGTCGAGCTTCGCCGAGGCGCTGCGCTGGGGTGCGGAGACGTACCACGTGCTGCGCAGCGAGCTGAAGGCGGCCGGCTACGCCACGGGCCTGGGCGACGAGGGCGGCTTCGCCCCCGACCTGCCCAGCAACCGCGAGGGCCTGGACTTCCTGGTGAAGGCGATCGAGAAGGCCGGTTTCACCCCCGGCACCGACATCGCGCTCGGTCTCGACGTCGCGGCGACGGAGTTCTTCAAGGACGGCGTCTACCGCTTCGAGAACAAGGACTGGTCGGCCGAGGAGCTGACGGACTATTACATCGACCTCGTCGACTCGTTCCCGATCGTCACGATCGAAGACGCCCTCGCCGAGGACGACTGGGACGCGTGGAAGCACCTCACCGAGAAGCTCGGCACGAAGACGCAGCTCGTCGGCGACGACCTGTTCGTGACCAACCCGACGCGTCTGGCCGACGGCATCGCCCGCGGTGTCGCCAACTCGCTGCTGGTGAAGGTCAACCAGATCGGCACGCTGTCTGAGACGTTGGATGCTGTCGACATGGCGCACCGCGCCGGTTACACGACCATGTTCTCGCACCGTTCCGGCGAGACCGAGGACACCACCATCGCCGACCTCGTCGTCGCGGTGAACTCGGGTCAGATCAAGAGCGGCGCGCCCGCCCGCAGCGAGCGCGTGGCGAAATACAATCAACTCCTGCGCATCGAGGAGGAGCTGGGCGATGCCGCGACCTTCATCGGTCGTGCCGCGTTCCCCCGGTTCAAGGGCTGA
- a CDS encoding O-methyltransferase, producing the protein MNEPTEESWQRVDRYLTDTLVGHDPALEAAVAAQDAAGMPSIEVAPVNGKLLHLLARMTGARRVLEIGTLGAYSTIWLARALPSGGRVVTIEAEPQIAAVARENLERAGVADRVDVRIGRGEHVLPTLAGEDPFDLVFIDADKESNTLYLDWAARLGRPGTVVVVDNIARAGRVADPATTDPQVIGVQRGLEMLARDPRFDATALQTLDAKGWDGVAIAIVL; encoded by the coding sequence GTGAACGAGCCCACCGAAGAGTCCTGGCAGCGCGTCGACCGCTACCTCACCGACACCCTCGTCGGGCACGATCCCGCGCTGGAAGCAGCCGTCGCGGCCCAGGATGCCGCCGGCATGCCGTCGATCGAAGTGGCACCGGTCAACGGCAAGCTGCTGCACCTGCTCGCCCGCATGACCGGCGCGCGGCGGGTGCTGGAGATCGGCACTCTCGGTGCGTACTCCACGATCTGGCTCGCGCGCGCCCTGCCCTCAGGCGGTCGGGTCGTCACGATCGAGGCGGAACCGCAGATCGCCGCTGTCGCGCGCGAAAACCTCGAGCGGGCAGGCGTGGCCGACAGGGTCGACGTGCGCATCGGCCGCGGTGAGCACGTGCTGCCGACGCTTGCGGGCGAGGATCCGTTCGACCTGGTGTTCATCGACGCCGACAAGGAGTCCAACACGCTCTACCTCGACTGGGCCGCCCGGCTCGGCCGCCCCGGCACGGTCGTGGTGGTCGACAACATCGCGCGTGCCGGCCGCGTCGCCGACCCCGCGACCACCGACCCGCAGGTCATCGGCGTGCAACGGGGCCTGGAGATGCTGGCCCGCGATCCGCGCTTCGACGCGACCGCGCTGCAGACGCTCGATGCGAAGGGCTGGGACGGCGTCGCGATCGCGATCGTGCTCTGA
- a CDS encoding DUF4442 domain-containing protein, with protein MRVTPQRLALGMSLWAPNLFSGIRVRRFSDDWTSATVELHVNLITRNYVKTAFGGSMSAMTDPYFFMLVMHQLGRDYVVWDTRGEIEFLKPGKGVLTAQFEVPREKAEELRERARGGAKVLEWFETDVTDAAGDVVARVRREVYVREKRRTTAAASG; from the coding sequence ATGCGTGTCACCCCCCAACGCCTCGCCCTCGGCATGAGCCTGTGGGCTCCCAACCTGTTCAGCGGCATCCGCGTGCGCCGGTTCTCCGACGACTGGACCAGTGCCACGGTCGAGTTGCACGTCAACCTGATCACCCGCAACTACGTCAAGACCGCGTTCGGCGGCTCGATGTCGGCGATGACCGACCCGTACTTCTTCATGCTGGTGATGCACCAGCTCGGGCGGGACTACGTCGTCTGGGACACGCGCGGCGAGATCGAGTTCCTCAAGCCCGGAAAGGGCGTGCTGACGGCCCAATTCGAGGTGCCGCGCGAGAAGGCCGAGGAGCTGCGTGAGCGCGCCCGCGGCGGCGCGAAAGTGCTGGAGTGGTTCGAGACCGACGTCACGGATGCCGCCGGCGACGTCGTCGCCCGCGTGCGCCGCGAGGTCTACGTGCGCGAGAAGCGGCGCACCACCGCGGCAGCATCCGGCTGA
- a CDS encoding ABC transporter substrate-binding protein, whose product MSERTRRIRSVTVLTSVAVLALSGCAASQQNAPADEDAARGTLRVALAAAPSSLDPANMEQSTSPFAQPAYDALINVATDGTLEPGLATEWGFIDDENKVFEITLRDGVTFSDGAELDAEGLVTHLEYLDTGKSNVVTLVNNGTYEARDEDTVRITWETPHPLAPQAFTQRWVAGMVISPDAIAADAAGLATQTAGAGAYTLDASATVAGSRYVYTARDDYWNPDAQHWDEIVITVMDNTEQRLNALKTGEVDYAAGDLGTADAAADAGLQVLSAPTVFYGLSLLDRDGTLGSPLADVRVRQAINYALDRETIATALLGDYGFATEQTVVPSEPGFVDELAGHYAYDPDKAKTLLADAGYADGFSIPVIASTSATAATLSQVLVDQLSKVGITVELDARPSADYFEAMTSGTFAAAVVGYGSQPIPMEYDGLFGPAAIFNPLASTSAAIEDDYQKAVVAPEAEATALYEAIQRELVEQAWFAPAVFAPVFYYASAELAPVEATEARPQAPLTELAPAE is encoded by the coding sequence ATGAGCGAGAGAACCCGACGCATACGCAGCGTCACCGTACTGACGAGTGTGGCGGTGCTCGCGCTCAGTGGGTGCGCGGCGTCACAGCAGAACGCGCCCGCAGATGAAGACGCCGCCCGCGGGACCTTACGGGTCGCCCTGGCGGCGGCGCCGTCGAGCCTTGACCCGGCCAACATGGAGCAGTCCACGAGCCCCTTCGCGCAGCCCGCCTACGACGCCCTCATCAACGTGGCCACGGACGGAACCCTCGAACCGGGCCTCGCGACCGAGTGGGGTTTCATCGACGACGAGAACAAGGTGTTCGAGATCACCCTGCGGGACGGCGTGACTTTCTCCGACGGCGCCGAGCTCGACGCCGAGGGACTGGTGACCCACCTGGAATACCTCGACACCGGCAAGAGCAACGTCGTGACCCTCGTCAACAACGGCACCTACGAAGCGCGGGATGAAGACACGGTCCGCATCACCTGGGAGACACCGCATCCGCTGGCACCACAGGCGTTCACCCAGCGCTGGGTTGCCGGCATGGTCATCTCCCCGGATGCCATCGCCGCCGATGCCGCGGGACTGGCCACGCAGACGGCCGGCGCGGGGGCATACACGCTGGACGCGTCCGCGACGGTCGCCGGCTCGCGCTACGTGTACACCGCACGCGACGATTACTGGAATCCCGACGCGCAGCACTGGGACGAGATCGTCATCACCGTGATGGACAACACCGAGCAGCGACTCAACGCCCTCAAGACTGGTGAGGTCGACTACGCCGCGGGAGATCTGGGCACCGCGGACGCCGCCGCCGACGCTGGCCTGCAGGTGCTCTCGGCGCCCACGGTCTTCTACGGTTTGAGCCTGCTCGACCGCGACGGCACACTCGGTTCGCCGCTCGCCGACGTTCGGGTTCGCCAGGCCATCAACTACGCGCTCGACCGTGAGACGATCGCCACCGCGCTCCTGGGCGACTACGGCTTCGCTACCGAGCAGACGGTGGTGCCGAGCGAGCCCGGTTTCGTCGACGAATTGGCGGGGCACTACGCCTACGACCCCGACAAGGCCAAGACGTTGCTCGCCGACGCGGGATACGCCGACGGCTTTTCCATCCCCGTCATCGCCAGCACGTCCGCGACGGCGGCGACCCTGTCGCAGGTGCTCGTCGACCAGCTGTCGAAGGTCGGGATCACCGTGGAACTGGACGCACGGCCGAGCGCCGATTACTTCGAGGCGATGACGAGCGGCACCTTCGCCGCAGCCGTCGTGGGGTACGGATCGCAGCCGATCCCGATGGAGTACGACGGGCTCTTCGGTCCGGCGGCGATATTCAACCCGCTCGCGTCCACCAGCGCGGCGATCGAGGACGACTACCAGAAGGCAGTCGTCGCGCCGGAGGCCGAGGCGACGGCCCTGTACGAGGCAATCCAGCGTGAACTGGTCGAGCAGGCGTGGTTCGCGCCGGCCGTCTTCGCTCCGGTCTTCTACTACGCCTCAGCGGAGCTCGCCCCGGTCGAGGCCACCGAGGCGCGCCCGCAGGCACCGCTGACCGAGTTGGCCCCGGCCGAGTGA
- a CDS encoding ABC transporter permease, with translation MLRRRLVGWLVMSVILFFVISALLFVLVSLTPGDAARAIVGPTASEERYQQVRVELGIDLPLWQQYLRWLTSLLQGDLGRSLVSGVPVTQVLADRVEPTLALMLCTFVCASILGIVLGVIGASRPGAAGKAADLASVVGSAVPTFWIGLVLSAVFAVQLRLVPTSGYTPLVDGLGPWLSHMILPIATLTIGGTALLAKQTRDAVAEQLAQPYIVLLRSHGVSERRILWRHALRGAAVPIVTILGMKIIGLTSGTVLVESVFVIPGFAGYAVNATLLHDLPVVQAITLLFTVVIIATNLVVEMLYARLNVKEAAQ, from the coding sequence GTGCTCAGACGCCGACTCGTCGGATGGCTCGTGATGAGCGTCATCCTGTTCTTCGTCATCTCTGCGCTCCTGTTCGTTCTCGTTTCGCTGACGCCGGGCGATGCCGCCCGCGCAATCGTCGGGCCGACAGCGAGTGAGGAGCGCTACCAGCAGGTGCGCGTCGAGCTCGGGATTGATCTGCCCCTCTGGCAGCAGTACCTGCGCTGGCTGACATCGCTCCTGCAGGGCGACCTCGGCCGGTCGCTCGTTTCGGGGGTGCCGGTGACCCAGGTGCTCGCCGACCGCGTCGAACCCACCCTCGCCCTCATGCTCTGCACGTTCGTCTGCGCCTCCATCCTGGGGATCGTGCTCGGCGTCATCGGCGCGTCTCGTCCCGGGGCGGCAGGAAAGGCCGCCGACCTCGCGAGCGTCGTCGGATCCGCCGTGCCGACCTTCTGGATCGGGCTCGTGCTGTCGGCCGTCTTCGCCGTACAGCTGCGACTCGTACCCACGAGCGGGTACACACCGCTCGTCGACGGCCTGGGACCATGGTTGTCGCACATGATCCTGCCGATAGCGACCCTCACCATCGGAGGAACGGCGCTCCTGGCCAAACAGACCCGTGACGCCGTGGCTGAGCAGCTCGCCCAGCCGTACATCGTGCTGCTGCGCTCGCATGGCGTGAGCGAGCGACGCATTCTCTGGCGGCACGCGCTCCGCGGCGCCGCGGTGCCCATCGTCACGATCCTGGGGATGAAGATCATCGGGCTCACGAGCGGCACAGTGCTCGTCGAGAGCGTCTTCGTGATCCCCGGGTTCGCCGGCTACGCCGTGAACGCGACGCTGCTGCACGACCTGCCTGTCGTGCAGGCGATCACGCTCCTGTTCACCGTCGTCATCATCGCCACCAACCTCGTCGTGGAGATGCTCTACGCCAGGCTCAACGTCAAGGAGGCAGCCCAGTGA